A window from Pokkaliibacter sp. MBI-7 encodes these proteins:
- a CDS encoding type I secretion system permease/ATPase has protein sequence MLLDEREVVANMASTDPLLECLMIFCRLLGVSKSKDQLIAGLPMEGNRIGINLLPRAAARAGLACKIMQGDLGQISQLVQPTLLLTQDNSACILVRKTAEEAILLFPEDPQMEVVVPLAELQKSYAGYYVLLKKEYRSDKGNREIHQVKADHWFWGTIKRYKPIYRDVLIGSLFINLLALVSPLFTMNVYDRVVPNQAFDTLWVLALGVGIAYSMDFILKSVRAHFLEVTGKKIDVVLSSKLFEHTLNLKMKAKPHSVGSYASNLREFDSVRNFFTSASLVTLIDFPFSIIAVLTIGWIAPMMMIVPAVAMPLVFAYGYFARLPIMAAMEHVYSSGSQKNSVLVETLTGLETVRILGAESWAQRKWEQAVAHSSNWGIKAKAWTSSVFHVSAIIQQLASIATVVLGVYLISDQNMTMGGLIASVILTSRAINPMAQAAGLAANFQQTKLSLNGLEEIMQRPVENDPEREFVERSHFDGDVEFIDVSFKYPTQEYNALEKVNLKIRKGEKVAIIGKIGSGKSTIGKLIMGLYDPIEGSVRMDGIDLKQVSIADIRRNVGYVPQDIILFSGSLKENLLIGSPFATDEQLISASVLAGVSDFANHHPKGFDMAVGERGEGLSGGQRQCIGLARALINDPQVLILDEPTNSMDSSTEERFKKHISVLLENKTLVLVTHKSTLLPLVDRVIVLHQGKVVADGPKEAVLEALKNGRLKVG, from the coding sequence ATGTTGTTGGATGAGCGTGAAGTAGTCGCTAATATGGCCAGCACTGACCCGTTGCTCGAGTGTCTGATGATATTTTGTCGTCTGCTTGGCGTATCTAAGTCAAAAGACCAGCTTATTGCAGGCCTGCCTATGGAGGGAAACCGCATAGGTATCAACCTGCTTCCACGTGCTGCGGCCCGAGCAGGGCTGGCATGCAAGATCATGCAAGGTGATCTTGGTCAGATTAGTCAGTTGGTGCAACCGACGCTATTGCTCACTCAGGATAATTCAGCCTGTATTTTGGTAAGAAAGACCGCCGAGGAGGCTATCTTACTTTTTCCGGAAGATCCGCAAATGGAAGTTGTTGTTCCACTTGCTGAATTGCAAAAAAGTTATGCTGGCTATTATGTTTTACTTAAAAAGGAATACCGGTCTGATAAGGGAAATAGGGAAATACATCAAGTAAAGGCCGATCATTGGTTTTGGGGAACGATCAAAAGATACAAGCCTATTTATCGTGACGTTCTGATCGGTAGCCTGTTTATAAATTTACTCGCGTTAGTCAGCCCACTGTTCACTATGAACGTTTATGACCGGGTTGTTCCCAATCAGGCATTTGATACGCTTTGGGTGCTGGCTTTGGGGGTCGGTATTGCCTACAGCATGGACTTCATACTGAAGAGTGTGAGAGCGCATTTTCTGGAGGTGACCGGAAAGAAGATTGATGTTGTGCTGTCCTCCAAATTGTTCGAGCACACACTCAATTTGAAAATGAAGGCGAAGCCTCATTCTGTCGGGAGCTATGCTTCCAATTTGCGCGAGTTTGACTCCGTCCGAAATTTCTTTACCTCTGCTTCACTGGTTACCCTTATAGACTTCCCCTTCTCGATTATTGCCGTGCTGACGATTGGCTGGATCGCGCCAATGATGATGATAGTTCCTGCGGTCGCGATGCCATTGGTGTTTGCCTATGGTTACTTTGCCCGTCTGCCGATTATGGCAGCGATGGAGCACGTCTACAGTTCCGGCTCGCAGAAAAACTCAGTTCTGGTGGAAACCCTGACCGGCCTTGAGACAGTGCGTATTCTCGGAGCGGAGTCCTGGGCGCAGCGGAAATGGGAGCAGGCAGTGGCTCACTCCAGTAACTGGGGAATCAAGGCGAAAGCGTGGACATCATCGGTCTTCCATGTTTCCGCTATCATTCAGCAGCTGGCTTCGATTGCCACCGTTGTGTTGGGTGTTTATCTGATTTCTGATCAAAATATGACCATGGGTGGGTTGATTGCCAGTGTAATTCTGACTTCTCGGGCGATTAACCCCATGGCTCAGGCTGCAGGTTTGGCAGCAAACTTTCAGCAAACCAAACTATCTCTTAATGGTCTCGAGGAAATTATGCAGAGGCCGGTCGAGAATGATCCAGAAAGAGAGTTTGTGGAACGCTCGCATTTTGACGGTGATGTGGAGTTTATTGACGTCTCCTTCAAATACCCGACTCAAGAATACAATGCACTGGAAAAGGTCAACTTAAAGATTCGTAAAGGCGAAAAAGTCGCCATTATCGGAAAGATCGGCTCAGGGAAGTCCACAATCGGAAAACTGATCATGGGTCTTTATGATCCAATTGAAGGGTCTGTCCGCATGGATGGAATTGACCTGAAACAGGTCAGTATCGCTGATATTCGGCGAAATGTCGGATATGTGCCACAAGACATTATTCTCTTTTCCGGCTCGCTGAAAGAGAACCTGCTTATTGGCTCACCTTTTGCTACCGATGAACAGTTAATCAGTGCATCGGTCTTAGCCGGGGTGTCCGATTTTGCCAATCACCATCCCAAAGGATTTGACATGGCTGTCGGTGAGCGGGGTGAGGGGCTATCTGGCGGGCAGCGTCAGTGCATTGGGCTGGCGAGAGCGTTAATCAATGATCCTCAGGTCCTTATTCTGGATGAGCCAACCAATTCTATGGATTCCAGTACAGAGGAGCGCTTCAAAAAGCATATCAGTGTACTGCTGGAAAATAAGACGTTGGTGCTGGTAACTCACAAATCTACATTGTTGCCATTGGTGGACCGGGTAATTGTGTTGCATCAGGGCAAAGTAGTGGCTGACGGACCCAAAGAAGCTGTACTGGAGGCGCTGAAAAACGGGCGCCTCAAGGTGGGTTGA
- a CDS encoding AEC family transporter has translation MLERIFLTVFPVVAVVLIGSIYGRLRRPDVSVANQINMELFVPALLISVLAGKNFQLTDYSQLAIMAAVIVLGSGLVLLPLCRLPGVSLKTFLPPMMFNNTGNMGIPLLVFAFGDKALPAAVVLFIVEMLLHFTVGIYMLDHRTSPRQLLRMPITLATLLGLALSFSGLHLPQWLYTPLDMIGQISIPLMLFTLGIRLTHINLKDWHVGVLGAIACPASGLLLAWIVQTLWPLPAAQWAYLIVFAALPPAVLNYMLAEQFRQEPAKVASIVMLGNIASLVIIPLALMWAI, from the coding sequence ATGTTAGAAAGGATATTCCTGACCGTATTTCCAGTGGTCGCCGTTGTGCTGATTGGTAGCATTTATGGCCGTCTGCGCCGTCCCGACGTCAGTGTTGCTAATCAGATCAATATGGAGCTCTTCGTTCCTGCCCTATTGATCAGCGTACTTGCTGGCAAAAACTTCCAGCTGACCGACTACTCACAGCTGGCCATAATGGCAGCTGTGATTGTGCTCGGCTCAGGCCTGGTACTGCTGCCACTGTGCAGGCTCCCGGGAGTTTCGCTGAAAACCTTTCTGCCTCCGATGATGTTCAACAATACTGGCAATATGGGTATACCGTTGCTGGTTTTCGCTTTCGGAGACAAGGCTCTGCCAGCAGCAGTTGTGCTCTTCATCGTTGAGATGCTGCTGCATTTCACGGTGGGCATCTACATGCTTGATCACCGAACCTCACCCAGGCAACTGTTACGTATGCCCATTACACTGGCAACGCTGCTGGGCCTGGCCCTGAGTTTTAGTGGCTTACACTTGCCTCAATGGCTTTATACGCCACTCGACATGATAGGGCAGATATCCATTCCGTTAATGCTATTCACCCTTGGCATCCGGCTAACCCATATCAACCTGAAGGATTGGCATGTAGGCGTGCTAGGGGCAATAGCATGCCCTGCATCCGGTCTGCTGCTCGCCTGGATCGTACAAACCTTATGGCCACTGCCTGCAGCACAGTGGGCCTATCTGATCGTTTTTGCAGCACTTCCACCTGCAGTACTGAACTACATGCTGGCAGAACAATTCAGGCAGGAACCCGCCAAGGTCGCTTCAATCGTCATGTTAGGGAATATTGCCAGTCTGGTGATTATTCCTTTGGCTCTGATGTGGGCTATCTAA
- a CDS encoding response regulator transcription factor, translating to MDILFSRNDSLCQRVKQALHPYDVWLVETLGEFKPDVIWLHHHGEDGLDKRVANLKDVVPDTAIVVLSNVPGNKEGMSVIMAGAQGYMNSFARPDVFRLVRDTVVSGHVWLGQSLMLALVAQLGNVAGIGNTLKEQGLNSREEELLRCLSVGLNNQQIAEQLSLSEQTIKNQLSALYKKYGVKDRLSLVLAVNNMQREAEYKRYGEDA from the coding sequence ATGGATATTCTTTTCAGCCGTAATGACTCCCTTTGCCAGCGTGTTAAACAGGCTCTTCATCCTTACGATGTATGGTTGGTGGAAACGCTAGGCGAATTCAAACCTGATGTGATCTGGTTACATCATCATGGTGAGGATGGGTTAGACAAACGTGTAGCTAATCTGAAAGACGTGGTGCCTGATACTGCGATTGTGGTGTTGAGCAATGTGCCCGGGAATAAAGAGGGTATGTCAGTCATTATGGCAGGCGCTCAGGGTTACATGAACAGTTTTGCCCGCCCCGACGTATTCAGGCTGGTCAGAGATACGGTGGTGTCTGGCCATGTTTGGTTAGGGCAGTCACTTATGCTGGCTCTTGTGGCTCAGCTGGGCAATGTGGCCGGTATTGGCAATACGTTGAAAGAGCAGGGGCTTAATTCACGTGAAGAAGAGTTGTTGCGTTGTCTGTCGGTCGGATTGAACAATCAACAAATAGCAGAGCAGCTCTCTTTGTCAGAGCAAACAATAAAAAATCAGCTTAGTGCTTTATATAAAAAGTATGGCGTGAAAGATCGGCTATCCTTAGTTTTGGCAGTCAACAATATGCAAAGGGAAGCTGAATACAAAAGATATGGGGAGGACGCTTAA
- a CDS encoding TolC family outer membrane protein: MKTTKPFTLTLLATSLLMMASASQAKTLQEVIKENIYTSPYVEQAKYQQRSDASAIDEARAGYFPKVDVSFGSGREHTYYTNGVKVDKTLNRREGALTVTQMLFDGFQTRSEVARETAAADASAWKLSSETDRVALEIARAYLNVYRRTQLMRLAEENLAKHQNIYEQIRQRSQSGVASQAELAQAESRLSLAQANTVSARNNLSDVKATYQQIVGQPSDDDVTFPDFDGAWLPPSVDDAVTRAIDNNYVLKSATSDIDEAQAQIRSRESAYLPRVTVELGRTWNNNIDGIEGKDSDYQAMLKVNYNLFNGGADKARHMESVEQLGKAKAIRDQTYREVVESMQLSWSAYEWLSQQVPHYQDQVKAADQTRELYKQQFNLGQRSLLDLLDSENELFEARNSLVNAQSDMRLAQYRILAASSSLMTSVESPDAAPQQAATETAQPEDSVQGSVDHSMDQGDQEVLASVEGWRQAWQSRDVDAYLSHYASNFAPEKGSYAAWEKDRRSKLAYPQWIELTIGEPQVSMVDGKAIVRFDQHYKANHFEDNVVKELTMEQENGEWKIVEERSI, encoded by the coding sequence GTGAAGACTACAAAGCCATTTACACTGACATTGCTTGCTACATCACTGTTGATGATGGCGAGCGCAAGCCAGGCAAAAACGTTACAAGAAGTCATTAAGGAAAATATCTACACCAGCCCCTATGTGGAGCAGGCCAAGTATCAGCAACGTTCTGATGCTTCCGCAATCGATGAGGCACGTGCTGGCTATTTTCCTAAGGTCGATGTGAGTTTTGGCTCTGGACGTGAGCACACCTATTACACCAATGGTGTGAAGGTTGATAAAACCCTTAACCGTCGTGAAGGTGCGTTAACCGTTACACAAATGCTGTTCGATGGCTTTCAGACCCGCTCGGAAGTGGCGCGTGAAACGGCAGCAGCGGATGCATCAGCCTGGAAGCTGTCGAGTGAGACAGATCGTGTGGCTCTGGAGATCGCCCGGGCTTACCTGAATGTTTATCGCCGGACACAGTTGATGCGCCTGGCTGAAGAGAATCTCGCCAAACACCAGAATATCTACGAGCAGATTCGCCAGCGCAGCCAGTCCGGGGTTGCCTCACAGGCAGAACTGGCACAGGCCGAGAGCCGTTTGTCATTGGCTCAGGCCAATACGGTCTCTGCACGTAATAACCTGAGTGACGTCAAAGCGACCTATCAGCAGATCGTTGGCCAGCCTTCGGATGACGATGTAACCTTCCCCGACTTCGATGGTGCCTGGTTGCCTCCAAGTGTTGATGATGCGGTAACTCGTGCCATTGATAACAACTACGTTCTGAAGTCGGCCACATCGGATATTGATGAAGCCCAGGCACAGATCCGGTCACGCGAAAGTGCCTATCTACCACGTGTGACAGTTGAGCTGGGACGTACCTGGAACAACAACATTGATGGTATCGAAGGTAAGGATTCTGATTATCAGGCGATGCTGAAAGTTAACTACAACCTGTTCAACGGTGGTGCTGATAAGGCTCGTCATATGGAGAGCGTTGAACAACTGGGCAAGGCCAAGGCGATTCGTGATCAGACCTATCGTGAAGTGGTAGAAAGCATGCAGCTTTCCTGGTCTGCCTATGAATGGCTGTCGCAGCAGGTTCCTCATTATCAGGATCAGGTGAAGGCTGCTGATCAGACACGTGAGCTTTACAAGCAGCAATTCAATCTGGGGCAGCGTTCGTTGCTGGACCTGCTTGACTCTGAAAACGAGCTGTTTGAAGCACGTAACTCACTGGTGAATGCTCAGTCTGATATGCGTCTGGCACAGTATCGTATTCTTGCTGCATCCAGCTCACTGATGACCAGTGTGGAGAGCCCTGATGCAGCACCGCAACAGGCCGCTACTGAAACAGCTCAGCCTGAAGACTCGGTACAGGGCAGTGTTGACCACAGCATGGATCAGGGTGATCAGGAAGTGCTGGCGTCTGTTGAAGGATGGCGTCAGGCATGGCAATCCAGAGATGTCGATGCCTACCTGTCTCACTACGCCAGTAACTTTGCACCTGAGAAAGGCAGTTATGCTGCATGGGAAAAAGATCGCCGCTCTAAGTTGGCCTACCCACAGTGGATTGAGCTGACGATTGGCGAGCCTCAGGTTTCTATGGTCGATGGCAAGGCGATTGTACGTTTTGATCAGCACTATAAGGCCAATCACTTCGAGGATAACGTGGTGAAAGAGCTGACCATGGAACAGGAAAATGGTGAGTGGAAGATTGTAGAGGAACGTAGTATCTAA
- a CDS encoding HlyD family type I secretion periplasmic adaptor subunit: MIFTSAGKKEQHLEFASDLAEALRNQDIERGKWLYWSVILLIVLAITWAYFAKLDEITRGNAKVIPSNQLQTVQNLEGGIVSEILVKEGQHVSTGDVLVKIDATRFNASFMENQQKKNSLEAKIARLQAETEGKPFVPKGSDDFWREEDNFYQIRQRSQQEQLSTLQYQVKQRERELEEAQTKLGQLKRSYGLIMKELNITRPLAKQGVVSEVELIRLERDANDAKGQMDALSVSIPRLTAALNENKQKIAELNVGFQRDAQKDLNDALTDYRSLAEMGGALKDQVTRTTVRAPVDGIVQRILVNTVGGVVQPGMDIIEVVPTKDTLLIEAKIKPRDIAYLHPDQKAMVRFTAYDFSTYGGLEAELVNISPDTVLDDVDHEYYYIVRLRTLKSHLGDANSPLPIIPGMTATVDIMTGKKSVLDYLLKPVYRAKETALRER, encoded by the coding sequence ATGATATTTACATCTGCAGGTAAGAAAGAGCAGCACTTGGAGTTTGCTTCGGATCTGGCTGAGGCTCTGCGTAATCAGGATATTGAGCGCGGAAAATGGCTTTACTGGAGCGTGATTCTGCTGATTGTGCTGGCCATCACCTGGGCGTATTTCGCCAAGCTGGACGAAATAACCCGGGGTAATGCCAAAGTCATTCCATCTAACCAGTTGCAAACAGTGCAGAACCTTGAAGGGGGAATTGTCTCCGAAATTCTGGTCAAGGAAGGGCAGCATGTTTCAACGGGCGATGTACTGGTGAAGATTGATGCGACTCGCTTCAATGCCAGCTTCATGGAAAACCAGCAAAAGAAAAACTCGCTGGAAGCCAAAATTGCCCGCCTGCAGGCTGAAACTGAAGGAAAGCCCTTTGTCCCTAAAGGAAGTGATGATTTCTGGAGAGAAGAAGACAATTTTTATCAGATTCGTCAGCGTTCACAGCAAGAACAGCTGAGTACGCTGCAATATCAGGTTAAACAACGCGAGCGCGAACTGGAGGAGGCTCAGACCAAGCTGGGTCAGTTGAAGCGTAGTTATGGCCTGATCATGAAGGAGCTAAATATTACACGTCCTCTCGCTAAGCAAGGGGTGGTGTCTGAGGTGGAGTTAATTCGTCTGGAACGTGACGCGAACGATGCCAAAGGGCAGATGGATGCTTTAAGTGTCTCTATCCCGCGTCTCACTGCGGCACTAAATGAGAACAAGCAAAAGATTGCTGAGCTCAATGTCGGTTTCCAGCGAGATGCTCAGAAAGACCTCAATGATGCGCTGACGGACTATCGGAGCCTGGCTGAAATGGGAGGGGCCTTAAAAGATCAGGTGACACGAACTACGGTTCGGGCTCCGGTGGACGGAATTGTTCAGCGTATCTTGGTGAATACCGTTGGCGGTGTCGTGCAGCCAGGTATGGATATCATCGAGGTCGTGCCGACCAAAGACACGTTGTTGATTGAAGCCAAAATCAAACCTCGCGACATTGCCTATTTGCATCCTGACCAGAAAGCCATGGTGCGCTTCACAGCCTATGACTTTTCTACTTATGGCGGTCTTGAAGCGGAGCTGGTCAACATCAGCCCTGATACCGTGCTGGATGATGTCGACCATGAATACTATTACATAGTGAGATTGCGAACGCTGAAAAGCCATTTGGGGGATGCTAATTCCCCCCTGCCAATCATTCCTGGCATGACTGCTACAGTGGATATTATGACGGGCAAAAAGTCTGTCCTGGACTATTTACTCAAGCCGGTCTATCGGGCTAAAGAGACAGCGTTAAGAGAACGATAA